In one Amaranthus tricolor cultivar Red isolate AtriRed21 chromosome 8, ASM2621246v1, whole genome shotgun sequence genomic region, the following are encoded:
- the LOC130820487 gene encoding protein DA1-related 1-like isoform X1, with amino-acid sequence MGWLSKIFGGSSHSHSHGISEGQYNGQYGEESNWDGPTTSGGELSDYENNEDIDHAIALSLAEEEERQREKDQKGKHVIDHDSQLEEDELLAKALQESLNMDSPAQTPPETPPRLPVQPLPQLPPQPTPHFPPPIDRGNMWQPYPFFSYGYRTCSGCGAEIGHGRYLSCMGGFWHPECFRCHSCNEPITDYEFSMSRNRPFHKLCYKEQHHPRCDVCQNFIPTNAAGLIEYRAHPFWMQKYCPSHEYDKTPRCCSCERMEPRDTNYLVLDDGRKLCLECLDSAIVDTNECQPLYLEIQEFYEGLNMKVEQQVPLLLVERQALNEAMEGEKQGHYHLPETRGLCLSEEQTVRTILRRPRIGGGHKIMDMITEPYRLIRRCEVTAILILYGLPRLLTGSILAHEMMHAWLRLNGYPNLRPDVEEGICQVLAHMWLESEIVAGSSSSSGASSSSSSSPMDPGASSSSSSSSKKGKRSPFERKLGDFFKHQIESDASPAYGEGFRIGNQAVNKYGLRRTLDHIRLTGSFPC; translated from the exons ATGGGTTGGTTGAGTAAAATTTTTGGAGGTTCCAGTCATAGCCATAGCCACGGAATCTCAGAAGGGCAATATAATGGACAGTATGGCGAGGAATCGAATTGGGACGGTCCTACCACTTCTGGG GGTGAATTATCGGATTATGAGAATAATGAAGATATTGATCATGCAATTGCACTTTCCCTTGCAGAGGAAGAGGAGAGGCAGCGGGAAAAAGATCAAAAAGGGAAACATGTGATTG ATCACGATAGTCAGCTGGAGGAAGATGAACTACTCGCTAAGGCTCTTCAAGAAAGTTTAAACATGGATTCTCCAGCTCAGACACCACCCGAAACTCCTCCTCGTCTTCCTGTACAACCGCTTCCTCAACTGCCTCCACAACCAACTCCTCATTTCCCTCCTCCAATCGATCGTGGAAATATGTGGCAGCCTTATCCGTTCTTTTCTTATGGATACAG GACATGCTCTGGTTGTGGTGCTGAAATTGGTCATGGACGCTATTTGAGTTGTATGGGAGGGTTTTGGCACCCAGAATGCTTCCGTTGCCATTCATGCAATGAGCCGATTACTGATTATgag TTCTCCATGTCAAGGAACCGACCATTTCATAAATTATGCTACAAGGAGCAGCACCATCCAAGGTGTGATGTCTGCCAAAACTTT ATTCCGACAAATGCAGCTGGACTTATTGAATATCGGGCACATCCTTTCTGGATGCAAAAGTACTGCCCTTCCCATGAGTATGATAAGACTCCGAGATGTTGTAGTTGTGAAAGAATGGAA CCACGAGATACAAATTATTTGGTACTTGATGACGGTCGGAAGCTATGTCTGGAGTGCTTGGACTCGGCGATTGTGGATACTAACGAATGCCagcctctttatttagaaattcaAGAATTTTACGAAGGGTTGAACATGAAAGTTGAGCAGCAAGTACCGTTACTCCTTGTGGAGAGGCAAGCGCTCAATGAAGCTATGGAAGGAGAAAAACAA GGCCATTATCACCTACCCGAGACAAGAGGACTCTGCCTCTCGGAAGAACAGACTGTGCGCACG ATTCTGAGAAGGCCAAGGATTGGAGGAGGGCACAAAATTATGGACATGATAACTGAGCCGTATAGACTGATCCGTCGGTGCGAAGTCACAGCTATTTTGATTCTTTATGGCCTTCCCAG GTTGTTGACTGGATCGATACTCGCCCATGAAATGATGCACGCATGGTTACGGCTTAATGGTTACCCTAATCTAAGACCCGATGTTGAAGAAGGAATATGCCAAGTATTAGCCCATATGTGGTTGGAATCTGAAATCGTAGCAGGTTCTAGCAGCAGTAGTGGGGCATCATCTTCTTCGTCATCATCTCCAATGGATCCCGGAGCATCTTCATCTAGCAGTAGCTCTTCGAAGAAAGGGAAAAGGTCTCCGTTCGAGAGGAAACTTGGCGACTTTTTCAAACACCAAATCGAGTCGGATGCTTCACCTGCCTATGGCGAAGGATTTCGAATAGGTAACCAAGCCGTGAACAAGTATGGACTGAGGAGAACACTTGATCATATACGATTAACCGGGTCGTTTCCCTGTTAA
- the LOC130820485 gene encoding BEL1-like homeodomain protein 4, with amino-acid sequence MSQEYHHQNHQQAADSNIFSFPNGFDRSAAALKPRQTDQTTAAPTSEDGRVLHPVYETSGMLSEMFSFSHGYQPVTNPDMLDYRRAVGGLGPCPGPDRGPVSGHNYDHIGGINTAAMQLEHPRSPSSQPLEVFPHIWNTTHIDNNQAAESSGQGLSLSSSLKHLELSKVEEFRNISGSNSETNDIMFFNKNQQGNATGIGPSFQGGHFFKNLAPCPDPGPDPIQIISWFGGPSSAQFHVGYGSASTSSLGVANVLRNSKYAKPAQELLKEFCSVGRSQMKKPNLVRQDSSNQNPTSSGGGGGSGGGGSMSLTKDPPQLTPADRIEHQRRKVKLLAMLDEVDRRYNHYSKQMHMVVNSMEVIMGYGASIPYTLLAQKAMSRHFRCLKEAIQVQLKHSCEMLGEKDPTSSGITKSETPRLKILEQSLRQQRAIHQMGMIDEEGWRPQRGLPERSVGILRAWLFEHFLHPYPSDADKHLLARQTGLSRSQVSNWFINARVRLWKPMIEEMYQQESKEIEEETEKERNQQTTQNHLSSSSSEPKTSSTHHNTMLAPHPLPEPPPYTAVQLPSVSQYLGDTCHHFDGAQNMGPTTVISFGNASGDVSLTLGLRHSSNVSEKATGFSVGRVRIHVV; translated from the exons ATGTCCCAAGAATATCACCATCAAAATCACCAGCAAGCAGCAGATTCAAATATCTTTAGCTTCCCAAATGGGTTTGACAGATCTGCTGCGGCTTTAAAGCCGCGGCAGACTGACCAGACCACCGCGGCTCCTACGTCTGAAGACGGACGAGTACTCCATCCCGTGTACGAAACTTCCGGGATGTTGTCGGAAATGTTTAGCTTTTCACATGGGTATCAGCCGGTTACAAACCCAGATATGTTGGATTACCGGCGTGCTGTCGGTGGTCTGGGTCCGTGTCCGGGCCCGGATCGGGGTCCTGTGTCTGGGCATAATTATGATCATATAGGTGGAATAAATACTGCAGCCATGCAACTTGAACACCCAAGATCACCATCTTCACAACCACTAGAAGTGTTCCCACATATTTGGAACACAACACATATTGATAATAATCAAGCAGCTGAATCAAGTGGACAAGGTTTATCATTATCATCTTCATTGAAACATCTAGAACTTTCTAAAGTTGAGGAATTTAGAAATATTTCTGGTTCAAATAGTGAGAcaaatgatattatgtttttcaaTAAGAACCAGCAAGGTAATGCTACAGGAATAGGTCCTTCATTTCAAGGTGGGCATTTCTTCAAGAATCTAGCTCCgtgtccggatccgggtccggatccAATTCAAATCATAAGTTGGTTTGGAGGTCCGAGTAGTGCTCAATTTCATGTTGGATATGGATCGGCGTCCACTTCATCTTTGGGAGTAGCCAATGTGTTGAGAAATTCTAAGTATGCTAAGCCTGCTCAAGAATTACTAAAAGAGTTTTGTAGTGTTGGAAGGAGTCAAATGAAAAAGCCTAATTTAGTGAGGCAAGATTCTTCAAACCAAAACCCGACTTCGAGTGGCGGTGGCGGTGGCAGTGGTGGTGGTGGATCTATGTCGTTGACAAAAGATCCACCACAATTAACACCAGCTGATAGGATTGAACATCAAAGGAGGAAGGTCAAACTTTTAGCAATGTTGGATGAG GTGGATAGAAGGTACAACCATTACTCCAAGCAAATGCATATGGTAGTAAACTCAATGGAAGTAATAATGGGTTACGGAGCATCAATTCCATACACATTGTTAGCTCAAAAGGCGATGTCTAGACATTTTAGATGTTTAAAGGAAGCAATACAAGTGCAGCTAAAACACAGTTGTGAAATGCTTGGAGAAAAAGATCCAACAAGTTCAGGAATAACAAAGAGTGAAACACCAAGGTTGAAGATTCTAGAACAAAGTTTAAGACAACAAAGAGCAATTCATCAAATgggaatgattgatgaagaaggTTGGAGACCTCAAAGAGGATTGCCTGAGAGATCTGTTGGAATTTTAAGGGCATGGCTCTTTGAACATTTCCTTCATCC GTATCCAAGCGACGCTGATAAACATCTGTTAGCTCGACAAACTGGTTTATCAAGAAGTCAG GTATCAAATTGGTTCATAAATGCAAGAGTAAGATTATGGAAACCCATGATTGAAGAGATGTACCAACAAGAgtcaaaagaaattgaagaagaaacagaaaaggaaagaaaccaGCAAACAACACAGAATCACTTGTCTTCCTCCTCTTCAGAACCCAAAACATCATCAACTCATCATAATACAATGTTGGCCCCACACCCATTACCAGAACCACCTCCTTATACGGCTGTTCAGCTTCCTAGTGTGTCCCAATATTTGGGAGACACTTGCCATCACTTTGATGGGGCTCAAAATATGGGTCCCACTACTGTGATTAGCTTTGGTAATGCTTCTGGTGACGTGTCACTCACCTTAGGGCTTCGTCATTCTAGCAATGTTTCAGAGAAAGCCACTGGTTTTTCTGTTGGAAGAGTTCGAATACATGTAGTGTAA
- the LOC130820487 gene encoding protein DA1-related 1-like isoform X2: MYDFMTNRHLRYRFFEGSWRAGGELSDYENNEDIDHAIALSLAEEEERQREKDQKGKHVIDHDSQLEEDELLAKALQESLNMDSPAQTPPETPPRLPVQPLPQLPPQPTPHFPPPIDRGNMWQPYPFFSYGYRTCSGCGAEIGHGRYLSCMGGFWHPECFRCHSCNEPITDYEFSMSRNRPFHKLCYKEQHHPRCDVCQNFIPTNAAGLIEYRAHPFWMQKYCPSHEYDKTPRCCSCERMEPRDTNYLVLDDGRKLCLECLDSAIVDTNECQPLYLEIQEFYEGLNMKVEQQVPLLLVERQALNEAMEGEKQGHYHLPETRGLCLSEEQTVRTILRRPRIGGGHKIMDMITEPYRLIRRCEVTAILILYGLPRLLTGSILAHEMMHAWLRLNGYPNLRPDVEEGICQVLAHMWLESEIVAGSSSSSGASSSSSSSPMDPGASSSSSSSSKKGKRSPFERKLGDFFKHQIESDASPAYGEGFRIGNQAVNKYGLRRTLDHIRLTGSFPC; encoded by the exons ATGTATGATTTCATGACTAATCGGCATTTGCGTTACCGTTTCTTTGAGGGGAGTTGGAGGGCTGGA GGTGAATTATCGGATTATGAGAATAATGAAGATATTGATCATGCAATTGCACTTTCCCTTGCAGAGGAAGAGGAGAGGCAGCGGGAAAAAGATCAAAAAGGGAAACATGTGATTG ATCACGATAGTCAGCTGGAGGAAGATGAACTACTCGCTAAGGCTCTTCAAGAAAGTTTAAACATGGATTCTCCAGCTCAGACACCACCCGAAACTCCTCCTCGTCTTCCTGTACAACCGCTTCCTCAACTGCCTCCACAACCAACTCCTCATTTCCCTCCTCCAATCGATCGTGGAAATATGTGGCAGCCTTATCCGTTCTTTTCTTATGGATACAG GACATGCTCTGGTTGTGGTGCTGAAATTGGTCATGGACGCTATTTGAGTTGTATGGGAGGGTTTTGGCACCCAGAATGCTTCCGTTGCCATTCATGCAATGAGCCGATTACTGATTATgag TTCTCCATGTCAAGGAACCGACCATTTCATAAATTATGCTACAAGGAGCAGCACCATCCAAGGTGTGATGTCTGCCAAAACTTT ATTCCGACAAATGCAGCTGGACTTATTGAATATCGGGCACATCCTTTCTGGATGCAAAAGTACTGCCCTTCCCATGAGTATGATAAGACTCCGAGATGTTGTAGTTGTGAAAGAATGGAA CCACGAGATACAAATTATTTGGTACTTGATGACGGTCGGAAGCTATGTCTGGAGTGCTTGGACTCGGCGATTGTGGATACTAACGAATGCCagcctctttatttagaaattcaAGAATTTTACGAAGGGTTGAACATGAAAGTTGAGCAGCAAGTACCGTTACTCCTTGTGGAGAGGCAAGCGCTCAATGAAGCTATGGAAGGAGAAAAACAA GGCCATTATCACCTACCCGAGACAAGAGGACTCTGCCTCTCGGAAGAACAGACTGTGCGCACG ATTCTGAGAAGGCCAAGGATTGGAGGAGGGCACAAAATTATGGACATGATAACTGAGCCGTATAGACTGATCCGTCGGTGCGAAGTCACAGCTATTTTGATTCTTTATGGCCTTCCCAG GTTGTTGACTGGATCGATACTCGCCCATGAAATGATGCACGCATGGTTACGGCTTAATGGTTACCCTAATCTAAGACCCGATGTTGAAGAAGGAATATGCCAAGTATTAGCCCATATGTGGTTGGAATCTGAAATCGTAGCAGGTTCTAGCAGCAGTAGTGGGGCATCATCTTCTTCGTCATCATCTCCAATGGATCCCGGAGCATCTTCATCTAGCAGTAGCTCTTCGAAGAAAGGGAAAAGGTCTCCGTTCGAGAGGAAACTTGGCGACTTTTTCAAACACCAAATCGAGTCGGATGCTTCACCTGCCTATGGCGAAGGATTTCGAATAGGTAACCAAGCCGTGAACAAGTATGGACTGAGGAGAACACTTGATCATATACGATTAACCGGGTCGTTTCCCTGTTAA
- the LOC130821668 gene encoding uncharacterized protein LOC130821668, producing MVFIDLEKAYDSILQHVIWDSLKARGICSVYIEAIRDMYDRVSTNIQTPVGITELFPVKVGLHQNIVISYDLLLSLWVNHPETIPLSHRVQSGSVSRFNTYRVIGSVLNTSGIYINRLFTCMYENGQIVDGIKLLILVLIYPANP from the exons ATGGtattcattgacttggagaaagcatATGATAGCATACTACAACATGTCAtatgggatagcctcaaggctagaggtatttgtTCAGTATACATTGAAGCTATACGGGATATGTACgacagagtttcgactaacattcaaacaccggtggggataacagagcTTTTTCCGGTTAAAGTTGGATTACATCAG AATATCGTTATATCATATGATTTGCTTTTAAGCTTATGGGTGAATCATCCTGAAACAATTCCTCTTTCTCA tcgggttcAGTCAGGTTCAGTTTCAAGGTTCAATACATATCGAGTTATCGGGTCAGTTTTGAACACCTCTGG AATTTATATCAATCGTCTATTCACGTG CATGTATGAAAATGGGCAGATTGTTGATGGCATTAAGCTGCTGATTCTAGTGCTTATTTATCCTGCCAACCCATAA
- the LOC130820487 gene encoding protein DA1-related 1-like isoform X3 has translation MDSPAQTPPETPPRLPVQPLPQLPPQPTPHFPPPIDRGNMWQPYPFFSYGYRTCSGCGAEIGHGRYLSCMGGFWHPECFRCHSCNEPITDYEFSMSRNRPFHKLCYKEQHHPRCDVCQNFIPTNAAGLIEYRAHPFWMQKYCPSHEYDKTPRCCSCERMEPRDTNYLVLDDGRKLCLECLDSAIVDTNECQPLYLEIQEFYEGLNMKVEQQVPLLLVERQALNEAMEGEKQGHYHLPETRGLCLSEEQTVRTILRRPRIGGGHKIMDMITEPYRLIRRCEVTAILILYGLPRLLTGSILAHEMMHAWLRLNGYPNLRPDVEEGICQVLAHMWLESEIVAGSSSSSGASSSSSSSPMDPGASSSSSSSSKKGKRSPFERKLGDFFKHQIESDASPAYGEGFRIGNQAVNKYGLRRTLDHIRLTGSFPC, from the exons ATGGATTCTCCAGCTCAGACACCACCCGAAACTCCTCCTCGTCTTCCTGTACAACCGCTTCCTCAACTGCCTCCACAACCAACTCCTCATTTCCCTCCTCCAATCGATCGTGGAAATATGTGGCAGCCTTATCCGTTCTTTTCTTATGGATACAG GACATGCTCTGGTTGTGGTGCTGAAATTGGTCATGGACGCTATTTGAGTTGTATGGGAGGGTTTTGGCACCCAGAATGCTTCCGTTGCCATTCATGCAATGAGCCGATTACTGATTATgag TTCTCCATGTCAAGGAACCGACCATTTCATAAATTATGCTACAAGGAGCAGCACCATCCAAGGTGTGATGTCTGCCAAAACTTT ATTCCGACAAATGCAGCTGGACTTATTGAATATCGGGCACATCCTTTCTGGATGCAAAAGTACTGCCCTTCCCATGAGTATGATAAGACTCCGAGATGTTGTAGTTGTGAAAGAATGGAA CCACGAGATACAAATTATTTGGTACTTGATGACGGTCGGAAGCTATGTCTGGAGTGCTTGGACTCGGCGATTGTGGATACTAACGAATGCCagcctctttatttagaaattcaAGAATTTTACGAAGGGTTGAACATGAAAGTTGAGCAGCAAGTACCGTTACTCCTTGTGGAGAGGCAAGCGCTCAATGAAGCTATGGAAGGAGAAAAACAA GGCCATTATCACCTACCCGAGACAAGAGGACTCTGCCTCTCGGAAGAACAGACTGTGCGCACG ATTCTGAGAAGGCCAAGGATTGGAGGAGGGCACAAAATTATGGACATGATAACTGAGCCGTATAGACTGATCCGTCGGTGCGAAGTCACAGCTATTTTGATTCTTTATGGCCTTCCCAG GTTGTTGACTGGATCGATACTCGCCCATGAAATGATGCACGCATGGTTACGGCTTAATGGTTACCCTAATCTAAGACCCGATGTTGAAGAAGGAATATGCCAAGTATTAGCCCATATGTGGTTGGAATCTGAAATCGTAGCAGGTTCTAGCAGCAGTAGTGGGGCATCATCTTCTTCGTCATCATCTCCAATGGATCCCGGAGCATCTTCATCTAGCAGTAGCTCTTCGAAGAAAGGGAAAAGGTCTCCGTTCGAGAGGAAACTTGGCGACTTTTTCAAACACCAAATCGAGTCGGATGCTTCACCTGCCTATGGCGAAGGATTTCGAATAGGTAACCAAGCCGTGAACAAGTATGGACTGAGGAGAACACTTGATCATATACGATTAACCGGGTCGTTTCCCTGTTAA